Genomic window (Acidobacteriota bacterium):
ATCAAACAGAATGTGTGACCAGTCGGCAAATCGGTCGCTGGAAATTTCACTCTTGAGCTTTTGCACGATGGAGAGATCCGGATTGATTTCCATAATCGGTTTAAAGCCCATTACTTTTTGACCCGAAGCTTTCAACAATCGTTCCAGATTGCTGCTGATGTCGTGGTCGTCTGAGACCAGGCAGGCCGGAGATGACGTCAACCGCCCGGTTAGCCGGACATCTTTGATTTTTTCGCCCAGCGTGTCTTTGATCTTCTGGATCACATCTTTATAGTCACCGGAGGCTTTTTCGATCTTTGCCTTTTCTTCGGGGGCTTCCAATTTACCCAGATCGAGTTCACCTTTGGCGACTGACTGCAATTGCTTGTTGTCAAACTGAGTTAAGGAAGATACCAGCCATTCGTCAACCCGGTCGGTCAGAAGCAGCACTTCAATGCCGTTTTTGCGGAAGACTTCGAGGTGTGGGCTGTTTTTGGCGGCAGCAAAGCTTTCAGCCGTGACATAGTAAATTTTGTCCTGATTGGGTTTCATCCGCGAAACATATTCAGGCAGCGTCACGGTTTGTTCTTCTGAGTCGGTATGGGTGGTTGAGAAGCGCAACAATTTGGCAATCCGTTCCTGATTGCCAAAATCTTCGCCAACGCCTTCCTTCAGCACTCGACCAAATTCCTTCCAAAACGTGGTGAATTTTTCGTCGTTGGTTTTGGCCAGGTCTTCAATCAGTCCCAGGACTTTTTTGACGGCATTGGCGCGGATGGCTTCGAGAACTTTGTTTTGCTGGAGCAATTCGCGGGAAACGTTGAGCGGCAGGTCATTGGAATCAATCACGCCACGCACAAACCGCAGGTAGCGCGGCATCATTTTTTCAGCATCATCCATAATAAACACGCGGCGAACATAGAGTTTCACTCCGTGTTTTGGATCCCGGTCCCAGAGGTCAAACGGTGCCCGATTGGGAATATAGAGCAACAACGTGTACTCCTGACGGCCTTCAACATGGATGTGAAGGTAGGTCAGCGGATTGCTGAAGTCGTGGGCGACGTGTTTGTAAAATTCGTTGTAGTCGTCTTCGGAAATCTCTGACCTGGCGCGCAACCACAGGGCCGACGCCTGATTGATGGTTTCTTCCTCGGCGTCTTTGTCGCCGGTTGGTTTCATCACGACGGGGAAGGAAATGTGGTCAGAGTATTTGCGAATGATGGAATGCAGCCGATAGTCGTTGAGAAATTCATCTTCGCCTTCCCGCAGGTGAAGTGTGACCTCGGTGCCGCGAGTTGGTTTTTCGATGGCTTCAAGCGTGTAGTCGCCTTCACCTGAAGATTCCCAGCATACGCCTTGATCGGCAGGGGTCCCGGCCCGCCGGGTGCGCAGGGTCACTTTGTCGGCCACAATAAAGGCCGAATAGAACCCAACCCCAAACTGGCCAATCAGGTTGGCGTCCTTGGCCTGGTCGCCGGTCAGCGATTCCAGAAAACGGCGGGTTCCAGATTGGGCGATAGTACCAATATTTTCAATGACTTCGGCTCGGGACATCCCAATTCCATTGTCGGAAATGGTGACCGTTCGGTTGGTCTTGTCAAAGGAAACCCGGATTTTGAATTCGCCATCGCCTTCCAGGAGCGTGCTGTCAGACAAG
Coding sequences:
- the htpG gene encoding molecular chaperone HtpG → MSSKPELSTKETLSFQTEVKQVLNLITHFLYSNKEIFLRELLSNASDAADKIRFLALSDSTLLEGDGEFKIRVSFDKTNRTVTISDNGIGMSRAEVIENIGTIAQSGTRRFLESLTGDQAKDANLIGQFGVGFYSAFIVADKVTLRTRRAGTPADQGVCWESSGEGDYTLEAIEKPTRGTEVTLHLREGEDEFLNDYRLHSIIRKYSDHISFPVVMKPTGDKDAEEETINQASALWLRARSEISEDDYNEFYKHVAHDFSNPLTYLHIHVEGRQEYTLLLYIPNRAPFDLWDRDPKHGVKLYVRRVFIMDDAEKMMPRYLRFVRGVIDSNDLPLNVSRELLQQNKVLEAIRANAVKKVLGLIEDLAKTNDEKFTTFWKEFGRVLKEGVGEDFGNQERIAKLLRFSTTHTDSEEQTVTLPEYVSRMKPNQDKIYYVTAESFAAAKNSPHLEVFRKNGIEVLLLTDRVDEWLVSSLTQFDNKQLQSVAKGELDLGKLEAPEEKAKIEKASGDYKDVIQKIKDTLGEKIKDVRLTGRLTSSPACLVSDDHDISSNLERLLKASGQKVMGFKPIMEINPDLSIVQKLKSEISSDRFADWSHILFDQALLAEGGQLDDPASFVHRLNQLFLEMNK